The genomic window TGCCAGCGATGTAGACCAGGGCCAGCATCCCGAAAATGTAGGCCTGCAAGAGAGCCTCGATGAGATGGAGGAAGAGAAAGGCGACCGGCACCAGGAACCCGGCGAGCAGGAGCAGGATGCCGATCGCCACCTCCATCCCCGTCATGTTGCCGAAGAGACGGACGGCCAGGGTCAAGGTTCGGGTCAGCTCGCTCATGAGATGAAAAGGGAACATCCAGAACATCGGGGCGAAATATTCCTTCAGGTAGGCGGGCAGCCCCTCGGCGCGCACCCCATAGAAGGGCACCGCCAGAAAGACGATCGCCGCCAGCGCCCCCGTCACCGAAAGGTCTCCGGTCGGGGAATGGAGGCCGGGAATCAGCCCGATCAGGTTGGCGAAAAGAATATAGATCCAGAGCGCTCCAATGAGCGGCAGAACGCGCTCCGGCGCCTTGGGGATCGACTCCCGGACAGTCGATTCGATCGCTTGAACGGCCATCTCGAGGACGACCTGCCAGCCAGCCGGGTCCCGGAGGCGCAGCCGGCTCTTCGCCCAGCCGGCCGCCGCGGCGAGCAGGATCGTCAGCGCCGTTGCGCTCACCGCCGACTCGCTCAGCGCGAAGGAGCCGATCCGCAGCATCGGCTGCCCAAGAAGTCCTCCCGAGCTCATAAGTTTTGTCGGAGGTGGTTGTAGACGCTCAAGGCACCCAGGATGACCCCCAAGAGAATCCCCGTGATCGTCCAGTGGATGGCATAGCCCGCCAGATGCTCATCGAGCCATCGCCCGACAAAGGCCCCAACGACGACCGGAAGGATGAAGAGAAGGCCGATCGTTCCGAGGGAGAGCCACGCGGAGAGGACGTTGTGCTTC from Methylacidimicrobium sp. B4 includes these protein-coding regions:
- a CDS encoding F0F1 ATP synthase subunit A, coding for MSSGGLLGQPMLRIGSFALSESAVSATALTILLAAAAGWAKSRLRLRDPAGWQVVLEMAVQAIESTVRESIPKAPERVLPLIGALWIYILFANLIGLIPGLHSPTGDLSVTGALAAIVFLAVPFYGVRAEGLPAYLKEYFAPMFWMFPFHLMSELTRTLTLAVRLFGNMTGMEVAIGILLLLAGFLVPVAFLFLHLIEALLQAYIFGMLALVYIAGSMQTLAEKEQQKGGIAR
- a CDS encoding AtpZ/AtpI family protein, whose translation is MEDHQENGAGRGAQPGLPEEDGRRLAGQVGKDVERMKKAEKEKHNVLSAWLSLGTIGLLFILPVVVGAFVGRWLDEHLAGYAIHWTITGILLGVILGALSVYNHLRQNL